A region of the Halosolutus amylolyticus genome:
TTCTCGACGATCCGATCGGCGATCCGATCGGCCTGGGCGGTCTCGGCCCCGCCGACCGACGAGTCGTACGGCGTCACCAGCGACGGCACGTAGGAGAAGACGAACGCGACCGCGAGGATGAAGACGCCGATCCCGACGGCGAAGTCCTGCGTCGTCTGTCCGCGGTCCGACAGCGATATCGAGACCGTCCGCGGTCGACTGCGTCGCGTCCGGGATCCGGGGCTGTTTCTGCTGGTCATGTTAGGCCACGAGCGTCCAGCCGACGAGTGCGATCGTCGAGAGGATAATCACGTACTTGAGCCCGCTCAACAGGTCCGCGTCCCGGATGTAGCCGCTGATGAACCCGGAGATGATCGCCTGGAGCGTGACGGCGTGGAAGAACAACATCGACAGCATGTCGACGTCGATGTTCTCGCTGAGGTTGGCGTCCGCGAGTCCACCGCCGGCACCCCCTGCGTCGACGTCCGCACTGCCGCCTTCGAGCCCGGCCATCGTATCGATGAACTGCGTCTTGAGGATCGTGATGACCGCGAGCACCGTCATGAACGTCATGATGATGATCACGACCTGCATCCGCGTTCGGGACTTGCGTTCCCGCTCGATGTCGTCGTGGTTCTCGCTGGCGCGGGCGGCCGTCCGGAGCACGTCCGAGATCTGGTTGGACGCCTCCTGTGCCTCCGTGATCAGCCGCGTCGTTCTGGCCAGTCGCGGGATGTGGTACTTGTTGTTGAACTCGATGAGCGACTGCTTCAGGCTCATCCCGTAGTTGACCTTCGTGTGCATCATCTCGAACTCGCGGGCCAGTTTCCCGCTCGTGGTGTCCGCGACGGACTTGAGCGACTCGAGCAACGTGAGCCCGGTGTCGTTCGCACTCGAGAGTTTCCGGAGGTCTTCGGAGAGTTTGTTCACGACGGCGTTGCGGTGGCGAACGTTCCACTCCCGAAAGATCGACAGCGGGACCGCCATGATGTACAGCGGGACGTAGACGTAGATGAACGTCCCCCAGATCGGGTTGGACACCATGTCGTTCCACGAGGTCGGCGCGGACCCGGAGACCATCGCCGTCACGACGATCACCGTCGCGGTCGGAACGGTCAACAGGAGCGTCAACAGCGGGTTGTCACGGAAGAAGATGTGCGGCCGCTTGAGGACGCTCACGGTCTCGTGAGTGCCCTCGCGGTTCTTGATGCGATCGAAGACGCTGTACTCGCCGGTGAACTGTTCGACGAGACCGAGGTTGAGCAGTCCCCGGTCGGTGGCGCTCTCGACCCGTCGATCGCCGCTCCCGAGCGTGAGGTAGCCGTCGCCGGGTTCGTCGTGTTTGACCGTCGAGACGAGGACGATGAACCCGACGCCCGTCAGCGGGATCAGCCCGTAGACGGTCATGTACAGCATCTGGTCGGTCACGTCCGCGCCCGGGATCATCTGCATGATGACCATGATGATGATCAGGAGAAGCGGGAACAGCGACAGCGTCATGTACATCTCGCCGAACAGTTCGAGCGTCTCGAGGGTTAGCTCCTGCTCCTGTTTGGCGGTCCGCATGTGCTTTTCTTTCTTGTCCTCGAGGAAGCTCTCCATGTCCCCACCGCTGTTGACGATCGAGAGCATGTCGGTCAGGAACTGCGAGAGTTCGTCGCTCGGCGTCTCGATCGCCTGTTTGCGTATCGCCGTCCGGTAATCGACGTCGAAGTACTCCGTCTCCTTGACGATGCTCTGGAACTCCTTTGCGACCTCGCCGTAGGTATCGTCGGCCTGGGCCATCGCCTCGATGATCTCCAGTTGGTTCAGACCGCCGACCGACAGCGCGTACATGAACGAGACGGAGTCGGTCAGGAGCATGTTGATCTCGCGCTTGCGGGCCGAGGCACGCGAGTAGGGAACCGCGACCAGCGATCCGAAACCGAGTGCGAACCCGATCGTTCCGAAGAACAGGCCCGTGAACAGGACGAGCGCCGGAACACGGAGCATTTCGATGAGTTCGAGGACCGTCTGGCTCCCGACCGGAATGCCGAGGATCTCGTCGACCTGGACGATCCCGGTGGCGAACAGCCCGTAGCCGAGCATCAACCCGATCAGCCACAGACCGAGCCCCGCGATGAACCCGATCCCCAGCGCACGCGAGAGGTAGAGTTCGACGGTATCGGTCATCCGCGCCTGCGCGAGTTTCTTCTCCAGGTCGGAGACGAACTCGCTCTCCTCGCCGAACAGCCGATCGTACAGCGGATAGAATCGCTCGCCGAGTGCGTCGGATCCCGTCGAGACGCCGGTCCCCCCGCTATCGTCGGTTTGCAGGCTCATGTGTCGCTCTCCTCGTCACCGCCACCGAAGATGCCGTCCTCGCTTTCCTCGTTCGCCTCCTCGCCCTTGAAGATCGAGTCGTCGTCCGCGTCGTCGAACAGTGATCCGCCGCCGTCCGAGTCGCCGTCTTCGTCCGCGTCGTCGGCGAACGGTGACCCATCGTCGGTGTCGTCGAACAGTGATCCACCGTCGTCTCCGTCGTCCGCGTCGTCGCTGAAGATCGACTCCGAGTCCTCACCGAATATCGACCCGTCTTCGGCGGCGTCTCCCTCGTCGGCGGCATCGGTACCGTCTACAGACCCGGACGCGTCCGCGGTCGACTCGGCCGACCGATCGGCCACTGGATCCGTTTCGGTGTCCGCACCGGACACTCCGTCGCCGCTCGCGTCCTCGCCGTCCGTCGACGGCGGATCGGACGATTCGGCGCCCGGCGGTGCGGCGTCGGTCCCGGCGGAGTCGTCGCTCGTCGGATCGTCCGTCTCCGTTCCGTCGCCGAGTTCGATCGTCGGGGGCGTCGCGTCGTCCCCGGTCGGGTCGTCGTCCGTCGCCGAAGTCGCGTCGGTGACGTCATCGGGTGCCGTCGCGTCCGGTTCCTCGTGATCGATCGCCGATCTCCCAGCCGTCTCGCCGCGGTCGGCCGACCCGGTGTCGGCCCCTGACGGGGCGTCCGGTTCGGTCGCGTCGGTGCCCACATCGGGGGCCTCCGACTCGAGTTGGTCGCTAAAATCCGTATTCGACGGTTCGTCCTCGGCGCTCGGATCGAAGATCGAGTCGAGATCGTCGTCCGGAAACATCGCGTCGAACCCGGACGTATCGGGCTCCGTGTCGGTGCCGGTGGTCGCCGCGGGCGCGTCGCCTCCGGAGTCGTCCTCCATCCGATCGAGCGTTTCGCCCATGTCGTCGAACAGCCCGCCGAGATCACCCTCTTCGGCGTCGTCGGAGGGTCGGACCTCCGGTTCGTCCCGATCGACCGTGTCCGGGAGCGTCACGGATTCGTCGGTGGTGCCGTCGGCCGTCCCGACGTCGCCGGTCGATCCACCGCTGGCTGCGGCAGGCGACTCACTTGCATCGGCCCCGGCCCCGGCACTCGCCGTCGCTTCCGCCCTGGCCGGGTCCGGTTCGGTGTCGTCGCTTCCGATGTCGAAGCCGGTGTCGTCGTCGAGCCACGCCGGTTCGTCGTCCCCGGCGTCGGTCGTCCCGGCACCGAAGTCGGTTGCGCCGTCGCCGAGTTCCCACTCGTTCGCGCCGACGTCGTCGTCGACGGCACCGGCGAAGTCGAACTCCTCCGTCTCCGCGCTATCGACCTCGATCGTGCTCTCTTCTTCCACGTCGCCGAGCGCGCTCGCGAGGCCGCTCGGGACTTTCCCGCGGTACTCGTCGAACAGCGACTCCTCGGCCCGTTCGAGAATGTCCATCGAGAGGTTGTACGTCTCCGAGGTCGCATCCGGTCGCGGGACGAGTTCCTCTTTCTCCTGGTCGACGTCGATCAGCACGCTCTCCATCTCCCGGAGATCCTCGAGACTGTCCTCCAGTTGCCCGTTCGCGATGAGTGTGAGGATCGTATCCGGATCGTTGATAAAGGCCTGGACAGTCGCGGCGACCTCCGCGTACGTGTTCAGTTCGTTCCTGATGAGGTACGCGAGGATCACCTCCCGCTTGAACAGTTCGTCCTCGAGTTTCTCCGAGTTCCAGCCACGATCGAACTGGATCTCTTCTAAGGTGTTGGAGTCCCCCATCTTGAGGAACTCGTCGGTCTCGGCCTGCCACTGGTAGACGTCCTGGACGTTGATCTCGTCGTGTTCGGCCTCGTAGTGGTTGATTTCGGTCAGCGACTTGTTCCGGCGGACCTTGTTCCCCTGGACGCGGGTCTGGGTCTGGATCGAGACCAGGTCCAGCGCGGTGAACATCGTCTTCGAGACGTTGATCGGGTCCGTCGTGAACCGCTTGAGCACCTCGTCGACCGAGTCGGCGTGGAACGTGGTGTAGGTGGTGTGGCCCGTCGACATGACCTGGAACAGCGTCCGGCCCTCCTCGCCACGGATCTCACCCATCACGATGTAGTCGGGTCGCTGGCGCAGTGCGGCCTCGAGCAGGTCGAACTCGTCGACGTCACCCTGCTCGTCGTCGGCGAAGGAGGGGCGCGTGACGCTCGCGATCCAGTTTCGCTGTGGGAGTTCGACCTCGCGGGTGTCCTCGATCGAGACGATCTTCGCGCTGGACGGAATAAAGAGGGAGACGGCGTTCAGGCTCGTCGTCTTCCCGGACGCGGTACCTCCGGCGAAGATCAGGCTCTTGTGGTTCTCGATACAGAGCCAGAGGAACGCCATCTCGTCCAGGCTAAAGGTGTTCCAGTTGATGAGGTCGATCGGGGTGAACGGGACGTCCTTGAACTGCCGGATCGTGTAGTTGGTCCCGTGGTCGGACACCTCCTTGCCCAGCGTCAACTGGGCGCGCGAGCCGTCCGGGAGGGTCGCGTCGACCTGCGGCAGCCGCTTACTGATCCCCTTCCCGGAGCGCTGGGCGAGTTTGACGACGAAGTCGTCGAGTTCCTCCTCGCCGTGGTAGATGTTCGAGATGATCTGCTCGTACTCCGAGTGATAGACGAAGACCGGCGAGTTGTAGCCGTCGACGGAGATGTCCTCGACGTTGATGTCATGTTTGATCCCGTCGATCCGCTCGTAGCCGATGAAGTTGCGCTTCAGGAGGTACAGCAGTTTTTCGACCTGGTATTCGTTCAGCGTATCCGGATCGTCTTCGAGGATCGCCGGCTCCGGTCGGACCTCGATCCCCTCGAGCTGACTCGGTCCGACCTCGACCTCCTCGTCGTCCCCGTCGTCGTCAAGCAGGTTCCGCATCGTCTCGAGGATGCCGGTCGTCGCCTCGCTCGAGGTTTTCTCGAAGAGGTCGTACCGCTTCAGGAGTCGACGCGTCTCCTCCTCGATGACGTCGCGTCGTCCGTCCTCGGTCGCTTTCTCCTTGATCCCCTCCTCGGAGTACTTGATCGCCGTCCTGAGTTTGCCCGAGAGGAACTCCTGGAGTTCCATCTCGATCTCGTTCTGGTACGGCTCGATCATGTAGTACTTCTTCTCGTTTTCCTTCTCCGAGTGGAAAATAACGACGCAGGCGTAGGGTTTGTTCACCCAGTAGCGCTCGACCTCCTGGAAGTGGGTCTTCTTGTCCATCGGCACCGCCTTCTCGAGATCGTAGCGGTTGGTGACGGTGGTGTTCCCCGCGGCCGTCGAGAAGAACTCGTCCTCCTCGAGGTCCTCCTCGACGTTGACCGTCCGTTCCTCGACCACGTCGTCGAGTTCCATCGCGATGTCGTCACCGATCGAGAGGCGGTCCTCGAGCGTGTCGGGGTCGAAACCGAGCGCCTCCTCCTCGTCGTGACGAACGATCTCTCCGTCACTGTCGCGGGGTCGACTGCCGTCGTCCTCGTAGTAGTACTCCCACTTGTAGTGTTCCCACGTGTAGACGTCCTTGACGACCGGCGTCGTCTCGGGATCGACGTAGTCCAGAAATTCGTCCCAGAGAATCTCGGCGTTCGGTTTCGCGGGATCCGCGATGAGAGACTCGAGCCTGTCCGGATGAAATCCCAGGTAGGATTCGGGATCGAACTCGACCCGGTTCCAGTCCTCTCCCTGCGGAACCGGATCGATCGCGCCGTCGGTGTCGAGCCCGAGCTGATCCCCGGCGGGCCGATCGTCCGGATAGAGTTCCGAGACTTCGTCACCGTGTCCGTGTTCCTCCATGAAATCCGCCCACGTGTACTCACCGACGCGAACGCCCGTGTCCGACGCGTGGGATCGTTGGTCCTCCGACACAGAGTGGGACGCCTCGCCCTCAGAAAATTGCCCGGCATCCGCCTGGTCGGCGTCGTCAATAGCCATTGAAACCACCCTATCCCTCACCCTTCAAAAAATTCATGTACACATTACCACTTCTGATAATCCCGGGGACGGCGGACCGAACCCGTGCGTTCCGCCGTCCGGTCCTCCCGTGACCTGATACGTTCATGAGGGAGGCATACGAACCCCCGGTAAATAATTTCTAGTGTCTATGGTATTAGATTCATTACAATATCGAAACCGTCTGTATCGGTTCCGTCGAGAACCGCTATCGGGTCGGCCCCGAGGCGACGATCGCCCCGGGGGGAAGGATTACGCAACTGGGCCGACGTGATGGGAGACGATGCGTGACCTCTTCGACCTCTCCGGACGAGTCGCACTGGTGACCGGTGGCGGACGCGGTATCGGCCGCGCGATCGCCGTCGAACTGGCGAACGCGGGCGCTGCCGTCGTCCCCGTGGCCAGATCGACGGCCGAGATCGACGCCGTGGCGGATCGGATCGAGGACGACGGCGGCGACGCGCTGGCGGTCACCGCCGACGTGACCGATCCGGACGCCGTCGCGGACGCCATCGATCGAACGACGGACGCGTTCGGCGGCGTCGACGTCGTCGTCAACAACGCCGGGTTCAACCCGGACGACGCGCTCGGTCGCCCGGAAGACGTCTCGACGGCGAGCCTCGATCGGGTGCTCGACGTCAACCTGAACGGTGCCTACGAAGTCACGACGGCCGCCGCCGACGCCCTGCTCGAGAGCGACGGTGGAGCGGTGATCAACGTCGCCAGCGTCGGCGGACTTGTCGGACTGCCGCGCCAGCACCCCTACGTCGCCTCGAAGCACGGCCTCGTCGGCCTCACGAAGAGCGTGGCGATCGACTGGGCCCCCGACGTGCGGGTCAACGCGATCGCACCGGGCTACGTCTCCACGGAACTCACCGACGACCTCGAGGCCGACGACGACCTCCGGCGATCGATCCTCGATCGCACCCCGCTCGATCGGTTCGCCGACCCCGAGGAGATCGCCGGCCCGGCGGTCTTCCTCGCGAGCGACGCCGCGAGTTACGTCACCGGCGAGGTGCTCGCGGCCGACGGCGGCTGGACGGCACGGTAGGTTCTCCGGCTCCGGTCAGCCCCGTCCGGGCCCGATACCGGCTTTTCCACCGATCAAAATCGTGGCCAATTGATTAACATCGCAAGCCGATACGGTAAATAATAGAACCAGATATAAATATACTGGGTGTCGAAGTTACCGAATGGGAACGGCAGATATACTTTTCGGGCGCGCGAACGAGGGTAGTGTATGCGATACGATGACTCGGATCAGGCCCAGGAACTCGCCCAACGTGCACAAGATCTGATGGAAGAGGTCGTCCTCCCGATGGAGCGGGAGCGTCCCGGCGGGATGGCCGTCTCGAGCGGGACGATTACGAAACTCCGCGAAGCCGCACGCGAGTACGACGTCTACGCGCCACAGATCCCCGAGGAACACGGCGGGATGGGAATCGACTTCCGCGACGCACTGCCGGTCTTCGAGGAAGCCGGCCGGAGTCTGCTCGGCCCGGTGGCGATGCGCGTCGACGCGCCCGACGAGGGCAACATGCACCTGCTCGAACTGGCCGGAGACGACCTCCAGAAGGAGCAGTACCTCGATCCCCTCGTCGCGGGCGACATCAAGTCCGGCTTCTCGATGACCGAACCGATGCAGGGGGCCGGCTCCGACCCGAAGATGATCCAGACCACCGCGGAGAAAGAGGGCGACGAGTGGGTTATCGACGGCCACAAGTGGTGGACCACCCAGGGCGTCGAGGCCGACGTCCTGTTCGTCCTCGCCCGGACCGACGAGGACGCCCACCCCTACCAGGGGTGTTCGATCTTCATCGTGCCCGCGGACGCCGACGGCGTCGAGGTCGTCCGGAACGTCCCTCACATGGGCGGCGGCGCACACGGAATCTCACACGCGGAAATCGTCTACGACGACGTCCGCGTTCCCGAGGAACACCTCCTCGGTGAATTGAACCAGGGGTTCGTCCACGCACAGGAGCGACTCGGCCCTGCGCGTCTGACCCACTGCATGCGCTTCTCGGGGATGGCCCAGCGATCGCTCGACATCGCGAAGGCCTACACGAGCGAGCGGCAGGGCTTCGACTCGACGCTGTCGGACAAGCAGTCGCTGCGCCACCGTATCGCCGACGCCGAGACCCGTCTGCACGTCGCCCGGACGGCGATCCGCGACGCGGCCGATCGGATCAGCGCCGGCGAGGAGGCACGGGTGCCCGTCTCCATGTGCAAGGTCTTCACCGCCAACGTCACCCAGGACGCGATCGACCTCGCCGTCCAGTGTTGCGGGGCGAACGGTATCGGCAAGGATCTCCCGCTGTCGGACTTCTACGAGTCGGTTCGGCAGTTCCGCATCGTCGACGGGGCCGACGAGGTCCACCGCCGGGTCATCGCCCGCCACGCCTTCGACGACGTCGACGAGGCGGAACTCGAGCCCGTGACCAGGTTCGGCCAGCCGAACAGACGGTCCGGCGACGGTCACTGACGTCGCGGCACGAACAGCGCGGCCCATTTTCCAACCACTCGATCGGTCGCCGATCACTGATCCGGACGATAGCGGTACTCCGCGGCCAGGTCCGCGGGTGTGACGATCGAGAGGTCGCCGGCCGATTCCCGGTCGACGACTCGGTCGACGAGGTCCGCGAGCACGGCTTCCGAGTCGGCGTCGAGTTCGTGAAAGACGAACGAGGTGATTCCACCACGGGCTACCGTCTGATCGATCGCGTCGCGGGCCGTCTCGGCGTCCGGATGGACGACACGCGGGATCCGGTGTGGATCGGTGACGTGACCGTGGGCGACACCGCCGCCCGCGAACGCGAGGTCGTGATATTCGGCGGCGAGGCCGTAGCTCGCCGCATCGTACTGGCCCGCCGGATACGAGAAGTATCGTGCACCCTCGCCGTAGCCGTTCGCCGCGAGCCACCGCACTGCGCCGTCGACGTCGGCTCGCGCGTCGGCCACGTCGGTGAGCGCGAGTCCGCGGGCCGCGTGACTCCCGATCGTCCAGCCGGCGTCCGCGAGCGTCTCGACCTGGGCGGTCGTCAACCGGTCACCCTCGTGACGCGGGTCGGTACGGAGCCGATCGGGCGTGACGAACGTCGTCGCAGGGACGTCGTGCTCCGCGAGAATCGGGAGGGCCCGCGTGTAGTCCGTTTCGTACCCGCCGTCGAAGTGGATCATCACCGCCCCCGGATCGGGTCGGGGGACGAAGTGGAGGTCGTCGATCCACAGTTCGGACGGCCCGTCTCCGGTGTGTCGCAGTATCTCGATTCGTCTCACCTCGTCTATGGACGGCTCGCCGACGAGGCGATCGATTCCGAACTGCCGACGATCGAACGGCAGCCCGCCCACGACGCGCGTCCGGTACTCGACGAAGTCACCCGCCGCGTCGTGCAGCCGCAGACGCAGGACGAGGTCCCGATCGGCCGCGACCGCCAGTCCGGGCGCGTATCCCGTCACGTCGAGCGGCTGACTCGGCGCGTAGACGGCGCTGACTCGATCGGCCGTCTCGCTCGCCGTGAGCCGACCCGACTGCGATCCCGAAACGGCCCGCTCCCCGTCCGCTTCGAGCGATCCGCCCGCGACGAGCCACTCCTCGAGTGCCTCGAAGTCGTCGTAGGTACCTGCCTCGACGGCCACGGGATCCACGTCGGCGTCGAAATCACTCGTCCCGTCGGCGGTCTCGTTCCCTCCCGCATCGCCACCCGTCCCCAGACAGCCACCGATCGAGAGCGTTGCCGCCACGGCAACGTACCTGCGCCGTTTCATTCGGTTAGGAAACTCCCCATCGAGAGATAGGTTAGTAATGCGTCTGCTACAGCGATCGACTCCTCCGGCGCCGAATCGGCCGGCGATCGCTCCGGGCGTTCGTTACTCGTCCGATCGAGACGGAGTTCGCGGCGATCGGAGACTGGGCGTGGCGGGATTCGAACTACGTGAAGACGTGCTCACTTCGTTGCGCGCGTCTTCTCTCGATCGAATCTCCGGGCCCGTTCGCTCGTCGCGTCCGCTCCTCGCAGAACGGGCGTGGCGGGATTCGAACCCACGATCAGAAGGTTAGGAACCTCCTGCCCTCTCCGCTAGGCCACACGCCCCGGAAAAACTCAGTTGGTTTCCGTTTCGGTCTCGGTCTCTTCTTCGCTGGTGACCGGTTCGGTGTCGACGAAGTCGTCTTCTTCCTCCTCTTCCTCGAATCCGGAGTCACGCATCTCTTCGAGTTCCGTTTCGACCTTTTCACGCCCCTTCTGGAATTCGCCCATGGCCTCGCCGGTCGAGCGCGCCAACTTTGGGATCTTGTTGGCCCCGAACAGCAAGATGGCGATGAAAAGGATGATCAGCAGTTCCGGACCCCCGGGTGCGCCGGGGATGAACAGCGGTGCGATTTCGGCTACCATCTCTATGCGTGGCTTACCGACTGGCAATTATAACCTTTTTGGAGCGAGCAGCCTGACACTACCCGAATCAAACACCTTCCACCCTGAGAACAAGGTCTCTCGACGGCTTTCGGGTCGACCCACCACCCCGATTATCGCCGTCCTATCGGCTCCCTTTCAGGTACGATCCCGGGCTCGGAAGCGGCCCTGAACGGTCTGCCGTCGGGCGAACCGATCGTCACAGCGGTCGGTCAGACCCAGTTCTCGTCGCTCGTGCGCCTCGTCTCGCGGCAGGCGTAACACAACCCCAGCCGCTGATCCGTGGCCGATCGCTTCTTGTGGCCACAGTGTGTTCCCTCCCGGTCGTCGGGGTCGACCGGTCGCCGGTGACGTCCATTGGTTACCATACCCTGGTCGATATGACCCGACAGACAGTCTTTAGTCTCGTCCCTGAAATCGTCGGCGTGATACCGTCCGTCGGCTACCCGGTCCCCTCCTCCGGCGCCCTGCCCCGACACAGTCGGTCCGGACGGTGAATCGATCGACGGCCCGTCGGGCGCGTTGTTCCGCGAACGAAACTGTCTTTCCGACTTATCCGTAATGATCCGACGATGGCAACCACTGGCGACGACGCACCGGACTTCACCGCACCGCTTGCGACCGGCGACATCGAATCGTTCACCCTCTCGGACCGCCTCGACGAGGCCCCGCTCGTCCTGGCGTTCTTCCCGGGCGCGTTCACCAGCGTCTGTACCACCGAGATGTGCGAGTTCCAGGACCGCCTCGCGGCGTTCGACGACCTCGACGCGACCGTCTACGGCGTCAGCCGCGACTCCCCGTTCACGCTGAACGAGTTCCGCGCGCAGAACGACCTCGAGTTCGGCCTCATCAGCGACTACAACAAGGAGATCGTCGACGACTACGACGTCGAGATGGACTTCGCCGAGCTCGGCGTCTACGGCGTCGCCAAGCGATCGGTGTTCGTCGTCGACGGCGACGGCGAGATTTCCTACGCGTGGGTCAGCGACGATCCCGGCGTCGAACCGGAGTACGACGAGGTCGAGCAGGCGGTCGCCGACGCATCGTAATCGCCGGCGTCGCAGGGCTTTTTTAGCCAGCAGGCGACGTGTCTCTATGAGCGATTCTGCCGACGCCGAGTCCGCCGGCCGCATCTACGATCCCGACGACGACCACCCCTTCCCCGACGAGAAACTCAATCGCGTCCTCGCGTTTATCGACGAGGACGAGGAGATCCAGACCTACCTCGAGGCCCAGAACGTCAACGCCGTCGATCGGATGCGATACAACGATCACGGCACGAAGCACATCGAGATCGTCCGCAACCGCGCGCTCTGCCTGTACGACCTGCTGAAAGCCGGTGACGTCGACTTCAACGGCGCGCGCCAGCAGGACCTCGCGGAGGAAGACGAGTCGGTCATCATCGCGCTGGCGGCCACCCTCCACGACGTCGGCCACGTCGTCCACCGCGACGAGCACGTCTACTACTCGATTCCACTCGCGGCCGACATCCTCGATCGCATCCTGCCCGAGTTCTACGACGTCGCCGAGCAGGTCCGCGTCAAGGGCGAAGTCCTCCACGCGATCCTCTGTCACCACACCGCCGAGAACCCCCTGACGACCGAGGCCGGCGTCATCCGCGTCGCCGACGCCCTCGACA
Encoded here:
- a CDS encoding SDR family NAD(P)-dependent oxidoreductase; translation: MRDLFDLSGRVALVTGGGRGIGRAIAVELANAGAAVVPVARSTAEIDAVADRIEDDGGDALAVTADVTDPDAVADAIDRTTDAFGGVDVVVNNAGFNPDDALGRPEDVSTASLDRVLDVNLNGAYEVTTAAADALLESDGGAVINVASVGGLVGLPRQHPYVASKHGLVGLTKSVAIDWAPDVRVNAIAPGYVSTELTDDLEADDDLRRSILDRTPLDRFADPEEIAGPAVFLASDAASYVTGEVLAADGGWTAR
- a CDS encoding type II secretion system F family protein, producing the protein MSLQTDDSGGTGVSTGSDALGERFYPLYDRLFGEESEFVSDLEKKLAQARMTDTVELYLSRALGIGFIAGLGLWLIGLMLGYGLFATGIVQVDEILGIPVGSQTVLELIEMLRVPALVLFTGLFFGTIGFALGFGSLVAVPYSRASARKREINMLLTDSVSFMYALSVGGLNQLEIIEAMAQADDTYGEVAKEFQSIVKETEYFDVDYRTAIRKQAIETPSDELSQFLTDMLSIVNSGGDMESFLEDKKEKHMRTAKQEQELTLETLELFGEMYMTLSLFPLLLIIIMVIMQMIPGADVTDQMLYMTVYGLIPLTGVGFIVLVSTVKHDEPGDGYLTLGSGDRRVESATDRGLLNLGLVEQFTGEYSVFDRIKNREGTHETVSVLKRPHIFFRDNPLLTLLLTVPTATVIVVTAMVSGSAPTSWNDMVSNPIWGTFIYVYVPLYIMAVPLSIFREWNVRHRNAVVNKLSEDLRKLSSANDTGLTLLESLKSVADTTSGKLAREFEMMHTKVNYGMSLKQSLIEFNNKYHIPRLARTTRLITEAQEASNQISDVLRTAARASENHDDIERERKSRTRMQVVIIIMTFMTVLAVITILKTQFIDTMAGLEGGSADVDAGGAGGGLADANLSENIDVDMLSMLFFHAVTLQAIISGFISGYIRDADLLSGLKYVIILSTIALVGWTLVA
- the tatA gene encoding twin-arginine translocase TatA/TatE family subunit, whose amino-acid sequence is MVAEIAPLFIPGAPGGPELLIILFIAILLFGANKIPKLARSTGEAMGEFQKGREKVETELEEMRDSGFEEEEEEDDFVDTEPVTSEEETETETETN
- a CDS encoding redoxin domain-containing protein, with amino-acid sequence MATTGDDAPDFTAPLATGDIESFTLSDRLDEAPLVLAFFPGAFTSVCTTEMCEFQDRLAAFDDLDATVYGVSRDSPFTLNEFRAQNDLEFGLISDYNKEIVDDYDVEMDFAELGVYGVAKRSVFVVDGDGEISYAWVSDDPGVEPEYDEVEQAVADAS
- a CDS encoding ATPase, T2SS/T4P/T4SS family, whose product is MAIDDADQADAGQFSEGEASHSVSEDQRSHASDTGVRVGEYTWADFMEEHGHGDEVSELYPDDRPAGDQLGLDTDGAIDPVPQGEDWNRVEFDPESYLGFHPDRLESLIADPAKPNAEILWDEFLDYVDPETTPVVKDVYTWEHYKWEYYYEDDGSRPRDSDGEIVRHDEEEALGFDPDTLEDRLSIGDDIAMELDDVVEERTVNVEEDLEEDEFFSTAAGNTTVTNRYDLEKAVPMDKKTHFQEVERYWVNKPYACVVIFHSEKENEKKYYMIEPYQNEIEMELQEFLSGKLRTAIKYSEEGIKEKATEDGRRDVIEEETRRLLKRYDLFEKTSSEATTGILETMRNLLDDDGDDEEVEVGPSQLEGIEVRPEPAILEDDPDTLNEYQVEKLLYLLKRNFIGYERIDGIKHDINVEDISVDGYNSPVFVYHSEYEQIISNIYHGEEELDDFVVKLAQRSGKGISKRLPQVDATLPDGSRAQLTLGKEVSDHGTNYTIRQFKDVPFTPIDLINWNTFSLDEMAFLWLCIENHKSLIFAGGTASGKTTSLNAVSLFIPSSAKIVSIEDTREVELPQRNWIASVTRPSFADDEQGDVDEFDLLEAALRQRPDYIVMGEIRGEEGRTLFQVMSTGHTTYTTFHADSVDEVLKRFTTDPINVSKTMFTALDLVSIQTQTRVQGNKVRRNKSLTEINHYEAEHDEINVQDVYQWQAETDEFLKMGDSNTLEEIQFDRGWNSEKLEDELFKREVILAYLIRNELNTYAEVAATVQAFINDPDTILTLIANGQLEDSLEDLREMESVLIDVDQEKEELVPRPDATSETYNLSMDILERAEESLFDEYRGKVPSGLASALGDVEEESTIEVDSAETEEFDFAGAVDDDVGANEWELGDGATDFGAGTTDAGDDEPAWLDDDTGFDIGSDDTEPDPARAEATASAGAGADASESPAAASGGSTGDVGTADGTTDESVTLPDTVDRDEPEVRPSDDAEEGDLGGLFDDMGETLDRMEDDSGGDAPAATTGTDTEPDTSGFDAMFPDDDLDSIFDPSAEDEPSNTDFSDQLESEAPDVGTDATEPDAPSGADTGSADRGETAGRSAIDHEEPDATAPDDVTDATSATDDDPTGDDATPPTIELGDGTETDDPTSDDSAGTDAAPPGAESSDPPSTDGEDASGDGVSGADTETDPVADRSAESTADASGSVDGTDAADEGDAAEDGSIFGEDSESIFSDDADDGDDGGSLFDDTDDGSPFADDADEDGDSDGGGSLFDDADDDSIFKGEEANEESEDGIFGGGDEESDT
- a CDS encoding polysaccharide deacetylase family protein yields the protein MKRRRYVAVAATLSIGGCLGTGGDAGGNETADGTSDFDADVDPVAVEAGTYDDFEALEEWLVAGGSLEADGERAVSGSQSGRLTASETADRVSAVYAPSQPLDVTGYAPGLAVAADRDLVLRLRLHDAAGDFVEYRTRVVGGLPFDRRQFGIDRLVGEPSIDEVRRIEILRHTGDGPSELWIDDLHFVPRPDPGAVMIHFDGGYETDYTRALPILAEHDVPATTFVTPDRLRTDPRHEGDRLTTAQVETLADAGWTIGSHAARGLALTDVADARADVDGAVRWLAANGYGEGARYFSYPAGQYDAASYGLAAEYHDLAFAGGGVAHGHVTDPHRIPRVVHPDAETARDAIDQTVARGGITSFVFHELDADSEAVLADLVDRVVDRESAGDLSIVTPADLAAEYRYRPDQ
- a CDS encoding acyl-CoA dehydrogenase family protein; the encoded protein is MRYDDSDQAQELAQRAQDLMEEVVLPMERERPGGMAVSSGTITKLREAAREYDVYAPQIPEEHGGMGIDFRDALPVFEEAGRSLLGPVAMRVDAPDEGNMHLLELAGDDLQKEQYLDPLVAGDIKSGFSMTEPMQGAGSDPKMIQTTAEKEGDEWVIDGHKWWTTQGVEADVLFVLARTDEDAHPYQGCSIFIVPADADGVEVVRNVPHMGGGAHGISHAEIVYDDVRVPEEHLLGELNQGFVHAQERLGPARLTHCMRFSGMAQRSLDIAKAYTSERQGFDSTLSDKQSLRHRIADAETRLHVARTAIRDAADRISAGEEARVPVSMCKVFTANVTQDAIDLAVQCCGANGIGKDLPLSDFYESVRQFRIVDGADEVHRRVIARHAFDDVDEAELEPVTRFGQPNRRSGDGH